One window of the Rufibacter radiotolerans genome contains the following:
- a CDS encoding glycosyl hydrolase family 18 protein, with product MKQLYVLLFSLLLFASPLAKAQSQSIHAEEMTRYHKYNFKTDAEYDRALGRDTEALRATRRTGTKASTQRTGERLGKKVFGWHPYWQGETWNTYDFSNLSTVAYFSYEVNPSTGGYSNLRSWETTGLIEAAHAAGTKVVLTVTNFGSANNASILNDATRRETLISTLISVVKARNGDGVNIDFETVGSAERAALTSFMNTLSDRFHTEIPGSRVSIALPGLYSATNAFDVAAMTQVDDFLIMGYDYWYAGSSTAGPVAPLAPSSWSYWGPTLNLTKSVDGYLTALPASKLLLALPYYGRRWATSTDAIGSTATTQNSKVASVSRTYAAAKAEIAANGYTRQWNSQGSVPYYVYQENGQWFQTFYDDAESLGLKYDLVNTKGLAGIGIWALGYDNPAVNPELNNLLRTKFPPNVLSAGEEISTKDKNLAYPNPVARGQKVFVKASAPGTAVSVSLQDAVGRTNKVALAADGSFDTSALAPGLYFLTVSSPKASATYRIVVAD from the coding sequence ACCGATGCTGAGTACGACCGCGCCTTAGGCCGCGACACCGAAGCATTACGGGCTACCCGCAGGACTGGCACCAAGGCAAGTACCCAGCGTACCGGCGAACGCCTGGGCAAAAAGGTTTTCGGCTGGCACCCGTACTGGCAGGGCGAAACCTGGAACACCTATGACTTCAGCAACCTCAGCACCGTGGCCTACTTCTCTTATGAGGTGAACCCCAGCACCGGCGGCTACAGCAACCTCCGGAGTTGGGAAACAACCGGCCTGATTGAGGCCGCGCACGCCGCGGGCACCAAGGTAGTCCTGACCGTCACTAACTTCGGGAGCGCCAATAACGCGTCTATCTTAAACGACGCCACCCGCCGCGAAACCCTGATCTCTACCCTTATTTCGGTAGTAAAAGCCCGCAACGGCGATGGCGTGAACATTGACTTTGAAACCGTGGGTTCGGCGGAGAGAGCGGCTCTCACCAGTTTCATGAACACCCTGTCTGACCGGTTCCACACTGAGATTCCGGGTTCCCGGGTTTCTATTGCGCTGCCTGGCCTGTACAGTGCCACCAACGCCTTTGATGTGGCCGCCATGACCCAGGTAGACGATTTCCTGATCATGGGCTATGACTATTGGTACGCCGGCTCTTCTACCGCCGGCCCGGTAGCGCCTTTGGCCCCCAGCAGCTGGTCATACTGGGGCCCTACCCTCAACCTCACCAAGTCGGTAGACGGGTATTTAACAGCACTTCCGGCTTCCAAACTATTGTTGGCACTGCCCTATTACGGCCGGCGCTGGGCCACCTCTACCGATGCCATTGGATCTACGGCTACCACTCAAAACAGCAAAGTAGCTTCTGTTTCCCGCACCTACGCCGCCGCCAAAGCCGAGATAGCGGCCAATGGCTACACCCGCCAATGGAACAGCCAGGGCTCGGTGCCTTACTATGTGTACCAGGAGAACGGGCAGTGGTTCCAGACCTTTTATGATGACGCCGAAAGCCTGGGCCTGAAGTATGACCTGGTGAATACCAAAGGACTGGCCGGAATTGGCATCTGGGCGCTGGGCTATGATAACCCCGCCGTGAACCCAGAACTCAACAACCTGCTGCGCACCAAATTTCCGCCTAACGTACTTTCTGCCGGTGAGGAAATCTCTACTAAAGACAAAAACCTGGCCTACCCCAACCCCGTAGCCCGTGGCCAGAAGGTATTTGTGAAAGCTTCGGCCCCGGGTACGGCCGTCTCTGTTTCTTTGCAGGATGCGGTAGGCAGAACTAATAAAGTGGCCCTGGCGGCCGATGGTTCTTTTGACACGTCTGCCTTAGCCCCCGGCCTTTATTTCCTGACCGTAAGTAGTCCTAAAGCCAGCGCCACCTACCGCATAGTGGTGGCAGACTAG
- a CDS encoding D-alanyl-D-alanine carboxypeptidase: MQTSLLGGRWLSLPCLFLLFLLGCKTAKEAPVATVPAPPPYGPEVIKQQILSSEIGKNRFVGFALYDPALGKMVVEHNADKYFVPASNTKLFTFYASLKMLGDSIPALKYVVRGDSLIFWGTGDPTFTHMDVKNSVAYDFLKNRKEKLYYLEAPFTSTPFAVNWGWDDYNYYYQPERSVFPIHGNIVKFTRKGGPTQKYTTTPAIFKPTIKTDTARYAHGDAFVRAWRTNDLTYFPKHASADFSVEVPFIPSPDMTVRLLTDTLKRKVTLLKNRPLPQGAQTFYGLPTDTVNKRMLQVSDNLFAEQLMALCSGTLSDTLSVERAIKHVMKTYLADLPDAPVWVDGSGLSSMNLFTPRSIIALLQKIQQERPEERLLPLMAAGGQPGTFRSIYKAEVPYVFGKSGTLAHVHNQSGYIKTKSGKLLLFSFMNNNFKTSSSEIRNEMVRIMTEVHEKY, from the coding sequence ATGCAAACCAGTCTTTTGGGCGGCCGCTGGCTTTCGCTCCCCTGCCTTTTCCTTCTTTTTTTATTAGGCTGTAAAACCGCCAAAGAAGCGCCGGTGGCCACCGTACCGGCCCCGCCGCCCTATGGTCCCGAAGTGATCAAACAACAGATTCTCTCCTCTGAAATAGGCAAGAACCGGTTTGTGGGCTTCGCGCTGTATGACCCCGCGCTGGGTAAGATGGTGGTGGAGCATAACGCCGATAAATACTTCGTGCCCGCTTCCAACACCAAGCTGTTCACCTTCTACGCCAGCCTTAAAATGCTGGGCGATTCTATTCCGGCGCTCAAGTACGTGGTGCGCGGCGATTCCCTTATCTTCTGGGGCACCGGTGACCCCACCTTCACGCACATGGACGTGAAAAACTCCGTGGCCTATGATTTTCTGAAGAACCGCAAAGAGAAACTTTATTACCTGGAGGCACCCTTCACCAGCACACCCTTCGCCGTTAACTGGGGCTGGGATGACTACAACTATTACTACCAGCCTGAACGCAGCGTTTTCCCCATCCATGGCAACATTGTGAAGTTCACCCGCAAGGGAGGCCCCACCCAGAAGTACACCACTACCCCCGCCATTTTCAAGCCCACCATTAAAACAGACACCGCCCGGTACGCCCACGGCGATGCTTTTGTAAGAGCCTGGCGCACCAATGACCTGACCTATTTCCCAAAGCACGCTTCCGCTGATTTCTCTGTGGAGGTGCCCTTTATCCCGTCGCCGGACATGACCGTGCGCCTGCTCACGGATACCCTTAAACGGAAAGTGACGCTGCTCAAGAACCGACCGCTGCCCCAGGGCGCGCAGACCTTCTACGGCCTTCCGACCGATACTGTAAATAAGCGCATGCTGCAGGTGAGCGACAACCTGTTTGCCGAGCAGTTGATGGCCCTCTGTTCCGGTACCCTGTCAGATACCCTGAGTGTGGAGCGCGCCATCAAGCACGTGATGAAAACCTACCTGGCCGACCTGCCTGATGCCCCGGTGTGGGTAGACGGTTCAGGCCTTTCTTCCATGAACCTGTTCACGCCCCGCAGCATCATTGCGTTGCTACAGAAAATCCAGCAGGAGCGCCCCGAGGAACGACTGCTGCCCCTCATGGCGGCGGGTGGCCAGCCCGGCACCTTCCGGAGTATCTATAAAGCCGAGGTACCCTACGTCTTCGGGAAATCCGGGACCCTGGCGCACGTACACAACCAAAGCGGCTACATCAAAACCAAAAGCGGAAAACTGCTGCTCTTCAGCTTCATGAACAACAACTTCAAAACGTCCTCCAGTGAGATCCGCAACGAGATGGTGCGCATTATGACCGAGGTGCATGAGAAGTATTAG